The Metarhizium brunneum chromosome 5, complete sequence sequence CCAGGGACAGCAGCGAGGGCGACTGGCTGTGGCACGGGAAGCGATACTACGGCGCTCCCCACGGGGAcgtcggcatcatcacgCAACTCGTGCTGAGCGATCCTTCTCTGGCGCCCAGGCTGGCGGCCCGCCTGGGAGAGCTGCTCGACTTGCAGACCGAAGGTGGGAACTGGCCTTCTACGGCCGAGGCGAGGGAGCGCGCAGACAGGCTCGTGCAGTTTTGCCATGGCGCGCCCGGATTCATCTTTGCGCTGCAGTCCCTGCGGCCGTTCTACCCCATGCTCCGGGAGAGGATCGACGAGGCGATTGCAAAGGGGCGACGGGTTATCTGGGCTCGGGGCCTGCTTGTCAAGGAACCGTGCCTGTGTCATGGCCTGTTTGGGAACGGACTGTAAGTATAGCCAGCCGACCCTTTGTGTCGTGTCGTGCGGCCGGCTCACCTGTAGAAACACCAGAGCTCTTCCCCGCGGGGAAAAACGAGACCATTTCCTGTCTCTCGCGACGCCGGATTCTCTGCAGAGACTGCGCAGCGACCATCCCGGCCTCTTCAGACACGGAAGTTGTGGCAAGTCGTCGTCTCCCCTGTTTAGCTACTTGCCCAGCGCGGCGTGGACCTGGACCGTCTCCAACGAGGATGAGCCGCGCATCATTCTGTTCAATGATGTTTAGCCGCACACCGGAGTGCCCTTCCTGAGCCGCCAGAGGGAAAAGTAAAcaaaaaataagtaaacaTTTCCATTATGTATTCATTCGTGTGGAGTTGGCGGCGTTCGAGTGGCATCATGGACGTGTGAACCCCGGAAAACAAACCTTGATATATGGGCGAATGGAACATGCTTATTTTCCAAAAAGGCTTGCTGCAACCGTCGAAGCCAGCCAAATGCTCTTAGGCGTCATAGTAACTTCAGACCTTTGGGTAGTGTAAATGGGTGTTTGTGGCGTTTAGATGTCGCCGGTGCAAATACTACGACAGTAACTTTGATAAAACCTTGGATCGGTTAGTGCGGGAGCATTGGCGGTTATCACGGCCGTCCAAACTGGCCAATGTTGTCGCCGCAACACCCGTAATAGCCATTCATTGGTTGGCTGGAGGCATCAATCTTTCCAAAGTTTTTCAAGCCCATCCCGCCAAGTCAACCCCACGGCCCCGTATCCGACAGATCGCGAGACTGGTTGTTCGATCTGCACACACAATAATGCCATTTGCCAGGGAAGAGAAGGATTTTTTTAGCTGtggggaggagaagaagggggcgTGTGTTGCGCTCTTGGCAAGTGGGTCCTGGCCCGTCTCCGTGTCCGATGGATGGGGGCGGGTTCCgggaccttttttttctttctttttttcgcGTTTGTCAATGCCCACTCGTCCGGTCGCCACACCGTCGTCGCGACAAGCCTCCCGAGTCGGCGAACGGGTCCCGTGTTGCATGGCTCGATTCCCACAAGTCACTATTGCTCTGATGTGCTTGGCAAACTCTACTTCCAGCGTTTGGCGCTttgccgccatcatgcccaGGCCATCTATTGTCTTGGTATGAGGGGAAAATGGGGGCCAGATCCCAAAGCCCGCTGAAGGGAGTCGAGGATTCAGGGAGCATCTAAAGTAGGGTGCACAACCCCATCAAGCTGTCATGGTTTATTTTTGAAACAATTACACGCGTTACCAAAGTCAGAGATTACAACGCTGGCCAACGTTACATCTCTGCAGTCAACCGCAAAGGATACAAATCTGGCCACATTGAATACCGCGCTGTGCTGTTTTCAGACAATTTCATCGCCATGGTTGGTTTTAGTGTTGAACGATTTTGGCCGTAGCAAAACAAGACCACCAGGAGAATCTGACAATAATTACCAGGCCGGAAAACAAGGAGCTCTAATGCTTGAAAGACAGCATGTAAGTTCATTGGAAGAATAAACCCCTGGCAAGAAGCACAGCTGGGGCTCCTTGCATCTGTAGGCTCAGGTGCGCCAAACCATACGTGATGTCACTTCCGACGTAGCAAGTATGTATACGCATGAGCTATATCTTGCAAGAGGATCAGAGAGCGATATACACTCCGATCACGGGCTCCAGCATTGAGGCGTTATATGCCGGTAAATGAATCAACATCTCATGCGAAGCAAGtcctcgacgaggaaggACGTTAGCGATTGGAGAGAATCACAAGGCCCCAAAACCGCCGCTCGCCCACAATCTCCCCCTCTCCCGAAAGGCCGCAAGATAAAAGTTAGCATTGATTTGATCGATTTTCAAGGTCAAGTGCTCGGTTTAGTGGGCACCAGTTTGTGCACATCCGCGGAGGTTGACGGACAATTGCCGTGGTGACGACACCACGCCATGTCCTGCAGAACAGCAATTGACCGTTTTGATTGGATCTAAAGGGATGCACAATGCTCTCTAGGAAAGCAATGCATGGTTGCATTTTCGACAACCATGGGAACCGGGTGTCGGCGTTTATTCTTAGAGCCACATGATGTCGGCATGAAGCGAGAATGGAGACATTAATCGGGGGATCCGACCGCAGGCAGGAAACGTaagggaggggggaggggtgAATCAGGAGATGGGAGAGCTAATGTAGAATGACATTGTTTACATGCAGGAGAAGGAATATAGAAGAAACCAAGTCATGATACAATGCACCGGCCTGCGCTTCCAGCAGGGGAACGAGACCGACCGTGGTTCAACCACCGTGTCGGGGTGGAAACGGGGAACGTGACCATGTGCCATCGGACTTAGACGGCGAATATCCAGATACTTGGGAGGTACAGTAATTGTACAAAacccgtactccgtacagcttATGTGAATTGAGCCTGAGGGATTTCTGGAACCCGGCTTCTTCCTAGTTTGAGGTCGTTGCGGCAGCTCGACAGCCCTGTGATGCCCCTGGGGGGCGGGCGCTTGGAGGTCATGCGACACGGACGGGCACACGGGACATGACATGCTGTATGACGTGAAGGGCGAGAGGATAtctgtgtatgtatgtcgcTGGCTGAGTGAGCCTCCTCGGCCAGAAATTTTCATGGCACAATTTGTGCGTTGCGGTCTTGTCTCGGTGCCGACCTCAGCGACTGTGGCCCGGAAAACCAGGTCCCGTCATTGGCTGCACGGGTCACAGCACGGCTTGCCGTCGAGTCGTCGACCTCCATTGAAAAGGCAAAATGTTTTGGCTGACGCCTGGCTTGAACATTTGGCTGCTTGGTCAATGAGCGGGCGGACGGAGCCCATCCATCGGAGCCCGAACCACCGGCCACCCGCGAAACGGCCAACTTCTTGGTTGTTTCCTTATCCGTACCTGGCTTCCATTGGCGTTTTATCCCTCGGGCTTGGACCCTGATCGTCGGGGGCAATCGCCAAAgacatcaccaccacggGTCCAAGGGCTCGTGGCACGCACGCATCAAGTCGAGTTGACTAAGCGCAGAGCCTGAGGTCAATGGACGCGACCCGCTTCAGCTCATGCATAGTCCTGATTCACCCTCGTGAATACCGATCTCGACACGTCGGGCGCAGCTAGGGTTCACAACACTAATAAGGACTCGGCGGAGAAAACGGAAAATCCTAAGCGGAACCGAGTTGGCTCTAAGCGGGTTTCGCAGTTGTAACCACCCACATGGTGGTGTGTCTTTGCCAGCATAGTGACGTCTGGGGAATAAACCGCATCGGGTAGTATGTATTCCTGTAGCCCACAAAAAGCATTCAATTTTGAAGCTTCTAGAAGTTCGGTCGAAGTTCGGTGACCATGTTTGCAGCGATTGCGGCCGGCAGTTGAGCTGGGAATCTGCAAGGAAAGTGGGTTTTGTGTTCATGGTGGCTCAATACCATAACGCCAGatatgttttttttctttttccatgAAACAAAAGAAGCCAAGCTGCGTCAAAGTTGCAGACCACACCCCCCTCCACGGAGGCGAGTGAGCGAATTGGAAACATGATGGCATTTTCGTGAGGAAGATTTCGACTGGCTGACGGGGTCAAAAAAGCTCTGGTCTCAGGTGCTCCATAGAAGAGTATTCCAGCTCCACAAGGAAGGCGAGGGCCGAGACCTTGGGTGGGGCGCCTGCCACTTTTTTCGGCTTCGTCATAGCCTGTCATCTCTTACTCTTACCATGGCACAAGAAGGATGACAAACGATTTACCCCATGCAACCT is a genomic window containing:
- the Lancl2 gene encoding LanC-like protein 2, with amino-acid sequence MAQRHLPNTMPLRPLTADTTALLRQSLEDIVQQNPPLDEHQDSLSGLLSGHTALAYLFLRTAQEHAGLQVRGHGCKYWAEQYMAGDRGAQEIQDRNCGLACEKLAFEAVRACVTGSEGDVAAFLDNIPGLAAREKAFPSEMLYGRAAVLYMLRMVRRFVPSSAGPVDEAVGRICQRILDTRDSSEGDWLWHGKRYYGAPHGDVGIITQLVLSDPSLAPRLAARLGELLDLQTEGGNWPSTAEARERADRLVQFCHGAPGFIFALQSLRPFYPMLRERIDEAIAKGRRVIWARGLLVKEPCLCHGLFGNGLALPRGEKRDHFLSLATPDSLQRLRSDHPGLFRHGSCGKSSSPLFSYLPSAAWTWTVSNEDEPRIILFNDV